A window from Vulcanimicrobium alpinum encodes these proteins:
- a CDS encoding ATP-binding protein, with the protein MRVAPWSAGTPSLTASAERCTRPRLDGALIVLTGEAGVGKTSIAEACATDGAARGFHVLSVANYHSARAPFGPFLEVMRMLARERPEAVPAAAGDRLVFERFIGTAPVAGSEQPLDKRRFFVVAAEVLERSAAVTPLLAIVEDAHWSDPESLEFLRFFAPRLATAPIVVIVTLRTDADDDALAVQIDALSRLPVTQRHTVTPLDDRSLLTIITLSAPNVSLDAENAAALCRRAEGNPLIALELARDAASGAPLPSSFVTAIGARLRNLQPSERTAIEAASVVGRTFAFSDLQALLNLPRTTLISAIRGARDAGIVEETAIGFAFRHERLREAVETRMLAVERSDLHRRRALALEALGGDAALLAMHWAAANEPARAAPFAERAGDEAMARDAFATARARYREALAGSDDDAAVRLEPKLARASESLGDAAGAARWYDAAAQRARAAGTDDGRWRLRAADSQYRAGHRDEAMAAVRLLLAETADASLQFDGAALLAMYHAYAGEAEFAEHFIGVARGYDGPRDPIRALACLGARRHGDPPRRRRMAGGRQRCGRDRGGIGRRGPDRDQSSQLQRHGTSPRQAS; encoded by the coding sequence ATGCGCGTGGCGCCCTGGTCGGCCGGGACGCCCTCCTTAACCGCCTCGGCGGAACGCTGCACGAGGCCGCGCTTGGACGGTGCTCTCATCGTGCTCACCGGCGAAGCCGGGGTCGGCAAGACATCGATCGCGGAAGCCTGCGCGACCGACGGTGCCGCGCGCGGCTTCCATGTCCTCAGCGTCGCGAACTACCACTCGGCGCGGGCGCCCTTCGGCCCGTTCTTAGAGGTGATGCGGATGCTCGCGCGCGAGCGGCCCGAGGCGGTCCCGGCGGCCGCTGGCGATCGGCTCGTGTTCGAACGCTTCATCGGGACCGCGCCCGTAGCCGGATCCGAACAGCCGCTCGATAAGCGCCGCTTCTTCGTCGTCGCCGCCGAGGTGCTCGAACGCTCCGCCGCGGTCACGCCGCTGCTCGCGATCGTCGAAGACGCCCATTGGTCCGATCCGGAGAGCCTGGAGTTCCTGCGCTTTTTCGCGCCGCGTCTCGCAACGGCACCGATCGTCGTGATCGTGACGCTTCGTACCGACGCCGACGATGACGCCCTCGCCGTGCAGATCGACGCGCTCTCGCGCCTGCCCGTCACGCAGCGCCACACGGTGACGCCGCTCGACGATCGCTCGCTGCTCACGATCATCACGCTCTCCGCGCCGAACGTCTCTCTCGACGCCGAGAACGCCGCGGCCCTATGCCGGCGCGCGGAGGGCAATCCGCTCATCGCACTCGAGCTCGCGCGCGACGCCGCTTCGGGCGCCCCGCTGCCGTCGTCGTTCGTCACCGCGATCGGTGCGCGTTTGCGCAACCTGCAGCCCTCGGAACGAACCGCGATCGAAGCGGCGTCGGTCGTCGGGAGAACGTTCGCGTTCAGCGACCTCCAAGCGCTGCTGAACCTGCCGCGAACGACGCTGATCTCGGCGATTCGCGGCGCGCGTGACGCCGGGATCGTCGAAGAGACGGCGATCGGGTTTGCGTTTCGACACGAACGCCTGCGCGAAGCGGTCGAGACCCGCATGCTCGCGGTCGAGCGTTCCGATCTTCACCGTCGACGCGCGCTCGCGCTCGAGGCGCTCGGCGGCGACGCGGCGCTGCTGGCGATGCATTGGGCGGCTGCCAACGAACCGGCGCGCGCCGCGCCGTTTGCCGAACGCGCCGGCGACGAAGCGATGGCGCGCGATGCCTTCGCGACCGCACGCGCACGCTATCGCGAGGCGCTCGCGGGATCGGACGACGACGCGGCCGTGCGCCTCGAACCAAAGCTCGCGCGCGCGTCGGAATCGCTCGGCGACGCAGCGGGCGCGGCGCGCTGGTACGATGCGGCGGCGCAACGCGCCCGCGCGGCCGGCACGGACGACGGGCGATGGCGACTGCGCGCTGCGGATTCGCAGTACCGCGCCGGGCACCGCGACGAAGCGATGGCGGCGGTGCGGCTGCTGCTCGCGGAGACGGCCGACGCGTCACTACAGTTCGACGGCGCCGCGCTGCTCGCGATGTATCATGCCTATGCCGGCGAGGCCGAGTTTGCCGAGCATTTCATCGGCGTTGCGCGAGGCTACGACGGTCCGCGAGACCCGATACGCGCTCTCGCTTGCCTGGGCGCGCGCCGTCACGGCGATCCTCCGCGACGACGACGCATGGCTGGAGGCCGCCAACGATGCGGTCGCGATCGCGGAGGCATCGGGCGACGCGGGCCTGATCGCGATCAATCTAGTCAACTACAGCGGCATGGCACTTCCCCGCGGCAGGCGTCATGA
- a CDS encoding IS256 family transposase, with protein MADYDLTLSRDAIPALLDQPAALGKLVETILNQVLEAQMRDHLGAERYERCQEREGYRNGYRDRQLSTRVGSLVLRVPQTRDGSFSTDIFERYRRSEQAFVVGLMEMVVNGVSTRKVTRITEGLCGTSFSKSTVSRLAKALDEPVAGFLNRRLDAAYPFIIVDALFTKVRTDKSVVSKALLIASGIRADGYREILGLSIVDSESFATWNEFFRGLKARGLHGVDVAVSDNHSGLREAIAKQFVGATWQRCQFHVMKNLLDHAPKKERENVTVAARLIFLATDRKEAERRYAEFMARFAETAPKSCVCLEGAFEDMFAILPLPEKYRRRLRTSNMQERLNEEIRRREKVIRIFPNDAAAIRMVGALLSEQNDEWLSRAYFDMTEYFEWKATTVAKPAAVKRDRRAA; from the coding sequence GTGGCCGATTACGATCTTACCCTATCCCGCGACGCGATTCCAGCGTTGCTCGATCAACCTGCGGCGCTCGGGAAGCTCGTCGAAACGATTTTGAACCAAGTGCTCGAGGCGCAGATGCGCGATCATCTGGGCGCCGAGCGGTACGAACGCTGTCAAGAACGGGAGGGCTATCGGAATGGGTATCGCGATCGACAGCTCTCGACCCGCGTCGGATCGCTGGTCCTGCGCGTGCCGCAGACGCGCGACGGCAGCTTCTCAACCGACATCTTCGAGCGTTATCGCCGCAGCGAACAAGCCTTTGTCGTGGGCCTGATGGAGATGGTCGTCAACGGCGTCTCGACGCGGAAGGTCACGCGGATAACCGAAGGTCTGTGTGGGACGTCGTTTTCGAAGTCGACGGTCAGTCGCCTCGCGAAGGCCCTTGACGAGCCGGTCGCGGGATTCTTGAATCGTCGGCTTGATGCGGCGTACCCGTTCATCATCGTTGACGCGCTCTTTACGAAGGTGCGCACCGACAAGAGCGTCGTCAGCAAAGCGCTGCTCATCGCGAGCGGCATTCGCGCTGACGGATACCGAGAAATCCTTGGTCTTTCGATCGTCGATTCGGAGAGCTTTGCGACGTGGAACGAGTTCTTTCGCGGCCTCAAAGCACGCGGCTTGCACGGCGTCGACGTTGCCGTCTCCGACAATCACTCGGGCTTGCGTGAGGCGATCGCCAAGCAATTCGTCGGCGCGACGTGGCAGCGTTGCCAGTTCCACGTGATGAAGAACTTGCTCGATCACGCGCCCAAGAAAGAACGGGAAAACGTAACCGTTGCAGCTCGGCTGATCTTCCTCGCAACTGATCGCAAAGAGGCTGAGCGTCGATATGCGGAATTCATGGCCCGCTTCGCAGAAACGGCGCCCAAGTCGTGCGTGTGCTTGGAAGGAGCGTTCGAAGACATGTTTGCGATCTTGCCGCTGCCGGAGAAATATCGCCGGCGACTGCGCACGAGCAACATGCAAGAGCGGCTCAATGAAGAGATTCGTCGCCGGGAGAAAGTCATTCGCATCTTCCCAAACGACGCCGCAGCGATTCGCATGGTCGGCGCGTTACTCTCCGAGCAAAACGACGAATGGTTAAGCCGAGCCTACTTCGACATGACCGAATACTTCGAATGGAAAGCAACGACGGTGGCCAAGCCGGCCGCCGTAAAACGAGACAGAAGAGCAGCCTAA
- a CDS encoding B12-binding domain-containing radical SAM protein, with protein MRIVFADNVLLEERAGGFAVAPQPHLGLISLIAVAREHDHEALLDDPKLALLRGDLRLGPRFYEDAAERVVAAGPDAIGFTSLGCNFACTVRMAAAVRAMRPHVPILLGGPHASIVDREILDAFPHFDAIVRNEAEATLPATLDALGGRGALSAIPGITFRELGAAVQTPGSGPLLDLDALPFPAYDAFPVADLGLTSLRVDAGRGCPFGCTFCSSASFFGRRYRLKSPRRLADELDRLAATYGITHFGLTHDLFTVDARRVRAFCEEIAPRGYTWTCSARTDCVDDALLATMREAGCTAIYYGVETGSPRLQPLVGKHLDLDLYHPRIETSLRLKIDTTVSFIIGYPNETAADRAATLELAGESIARYIEGLAVQLHLLTPEPGTALHAEYRETLAFDGHLTDFNFPLLDPADEALLRAHPDAFVCHHYYRVDDDGRDDAIALADGYGLLYGAGHRLLAALQAASGLAWPAFAREVGRMLRAARGDRGAALQGCVDALLGVDHPLADLVRYRLAVAELRPETARRVDGATATGPIRLSASVVPVREGRDGRRLQQRLHDAAPLDEPALPRTPSLVVGDARGENAGAFAVDIRTCELALVLRAPATRAQLAAAFPEDDLDARLWSLSMMGAIVEPQPGDDIPRRSSIVSSATGASLGGT; from the coding sequence ATGCGGATCGTCTTCGCCGACAACGTGCTGCTGGAAGAGCGCGCCGGCGGCTTCGCGGTGGCGCCGCAGCCGCACCTCGGCCTGATCTCGCTGATCGCCGTGGCACGCGAACACGACCACGAGGCGCTGCTCGACGATCCGAAGCTGGCGCTGCTGCGCGGCGACCTGCGGCTGGGTCCGCGCTTCTACGAGGACGCGGCGGAACGCGTGGTCGCCGCCGGTCCGGACGCGATCGGATTCACGTCCTTGGGTTGCAACTTCGCGTGCACCGTCCGCATGGCGGCGGCGGTGCGGGCGATGCGGCCGCACGTGCCGATTTTGCTCGGCGGTCCGCACGCGAGCATCGTCGATCGCGAGATCCTCGACGCGTTTCCGCACTTCGACGCCATCGTACGCAACGAGGCGGAGGCGACGCTCCCCGCGACCCTCGACGCGCTCGGCGGCCGCGGCGCGCTCTCCGCGATCCCGGGGATCACGTTTCGCGAGCTCGGCGCCGCGGTGCAGACGCCGGGCAGCGGGCCGCTGCTCGATCTCGACGCGCTCCCGTTTCCGGCATACGACGCGTTTCCGGTCGCCGACCTCGGGTTGACGTCGCTGCGCGTCGATGCCGGCCGCGGATGTCCGTTCGGCTGTACCTTCTGCTCCAGCGCGAGCTTCTTCGGCCGGCGCTACCGGCTCAAGTCACCGCGGCGGCTCGCAGACGAACTCGACCGGCTGGCGGCGACCTACGGCATCACGCACTTCGGGCTCACGCACGACCTCTTCACCGTCGATGCGCGGCGCGTCCGCGCGTTCTGCGAGGAAATCGCCCCGCGCGGCTACACGTGGACGTGCTCGGCGCGCACGGACTGCGTCGACGACGCGCTCCTTGCGACGATGCGCGAGGCCGGCTGCACCGCGATCTATTACGGCGTCGAAACGGGATCGCCGCGCCTGCAGCCGCTGGTCGGCAAGCACCTCGATCTCGACCTCTACCATCCGCGCATCGAAACGTCGCTGCGGCTGAAGATCGACACGACGGTCTCGTTCATCATCGGCTACCCGAACGAGACCGCCGCCGACCGCGCGGCGACGCTGGAACTCGCGGGCGAGAGCATCGCGCGCTATATCGAGGGACTCGCGGTGCAACTCCACCTGCTGACGCCCGAACCGGGAACGGCGCTGCACGCGGAATATCGCGAAACGCTCGCGTTCGACGGTCACCTCACCGATTTCAACTTCCCGCTGCTCGACCCGGCCGACGAGGCGCTGCTCCGCGCGCATCCGGACGCCTTCGTGTGCCATCACTACTACCGCGTCGACGACGACGGTCGCGACGACGCGATCGCTCTCGCCGACGGATACGGCTTGCTCTACGGCGCCGGTCATCGTTTGCTCGCAGCGCTGCAGGCGGCGAGCGGTCTGGCGTGGCCGGCGTTTGCGCGCGAAGTGGGACGGATGCTTCGCGCCGCACGCGGCGATCGCGGCGCCGCGCTGCAGGGCTGCGTGGACGCGCTGCTCGGCGTCGATCATCCGCTTGCAGATCTCGTTCGTTACCGTCTCGCGGTCGCCGAGCTTCGGCCCGAGACCGCGCGCCGCGTCGACGGCGCGACGGCGACGGGGCCGATCCGTCTTTCCGCGTCGGTCGTTCCGGTGCGCGAAGGGCGCGACGGACGCCGCCTGCAGCAGCGTCTTCACGACGCCGCGCCGCTCGACGAGCCCGCGCTTCCGCGCACGCCCTCCCTCGTCGTCGGCGACGCTCGCGGCGAAAACGCGGGCGCGTTCGCCGTCGATATCCGCACCTGCGAACTCGCGCTCGTCCTGCGCGCGCCGGCGACGCGCGCGCAGCTCGCCGCAGCGTTTCCCGAGGACGACCTGGATGCGCGCCTGTGGTCGCTCTCGATGATGGGCGCGATCGTCGAGCCTCAGCCGGGCGACGACATCCCAAGGCGAAGCAGCATCGTCTCGTCGGCGACGGGGGCTTCGCTCGGCGGCACGTAG
- a CDS encoding ATP-binding protein, with protein sequence MRRSALESGKERSPFGALLRQFRLAKGLSQEALAERARLSVEAISALERGSRKAPQRQTLALLIDGLALDSESAARLESLARRPSAADVHAPASAADTHPSPRRHNLSRPLTRFIDRVEERAALQQMLAAHRIVTLAGPGGVGKTRIAVELCFDLLERYADGVWFVDLAALDDGTLVLQELASALDIREVSARPLLDVIIATLQKRDLLIVVDNCEHVIEDAARAVEALVSHCERVRVLATSREALRIDGERTYRVPVLAAPADGTVLGAGDAAAFGAVELLIERGSALDPRFALTDDNRDAVATICRRLDGLPLALELAAAALPAFSVGQIAERLDQRFRLLTSGRRTALPRQRTLHALIDWSFDLLTPRERLVFTRLAILAGQWTLDAAIAVCTGGPILADDVPELLISLVEKSLVVAEIGGDEQRFSLLESTHAYAAEKLDAAGERPDVARRHAAYVRTFALEAGALVKQRPQRVWLGMIEREIENVRAALHWTIDERNDFAAGAEIVTSLGAFWDLRRYHEGTRWLIAMQGLIDNLEPLLAAKVLIETARVMPFSTITLDRVQAAVARYRSVPDVPERRDALIYLGQTLINTGDYLEAERAFHEGLELARAAGDETAAARLLVLIGVSHTYRAHVTTARRFFAEAEAVIAADRSDTDLALLRRCQGETEQVAGNAARAVDFLEESLAILQRLGDARRSAYAHYHLAHALLAAGRVGEAIPHGQRAPRELLDAQLPLAFLESLIVAAAVAQQTGDDVRAATLLGLVEARAPHSAFRSALLISGLQARTRAALAQRLSPADLQNALARGALFDDQEAAQAAQGS encoded by the coding sequence GTGCGGAGGTCGGCACTGGAAAGCGGCAAGGAGCGTTCGCCGTTCGGTGCGCTGCTGCGGCAGTTCCGCCTCGCGAAGGGACTGTCGCAGGAAGCGCTGGCCGAACGCGCGCGCTTGAGCGTCGAGGCGATCAGCGCCCTCGAGCGCGGCAGCCGCAAAGCTCCGCAACGCCAGACCCTGGCGCTGCTGATCGACGGGCTCGCGCTCGATTCCGAAAGCGCCGCGCGGCTCGAATCGCTCGCGCGCCGGCCCTCGGCGGCCGACGTCCATGCCCCGGCGTCGGCCGCCGACACGCATCCCTCACCGCGCCGGCACAATCTCTCGCGTCCGCTCACGCGCTTCATCGATCGCGTCGAGGAGCGCGCCGCACTCCAGCAGATGCTCGCGGCGCACCGCATCGTGACGCTGGCGGGGCCGGGCGGCGTCGGCAAGACGCGCATCGCCGTCGAGCTGTGCTTCGATCTGCTCGAGCGCTATGCCGACGGCGTGTGGTTCGTCGATCTCGCGGCGCTCGACGACGGAACGCTGGTACTGCAAGAGCTCGCTTCGGCGCTCGACATCCGCGAAGTTTCGGCGCGTCCGCTGCTCGACGTCATCATCGCGACCCTGCAGAAACGCGACCTGCTGATCGTCGTCGACAACTGCGAACACGTAATCGAGGACGCGGCGCGTGCCGTTGAAGCACTCGTGTCCCACTGCGAGCGCGTGCGGGTCCTGGCGACGAGCCGCGAGGCGCTGCGCATCGACGGCGAGCGGACGTATCGCGTTCCGGTACTCGCCGCGCCCGCCGACGGTACGGTTCTCGGCGCCGGCGACGCCGCAGCATTCGGCGCCGTCGAACTCCTCATCGAACGCGGATCGGCGCTCGATCCGCGCTTCGCGCTCACCGACGACAACCGGGATGCGGTGGCGACGATCTGCAGACGCCTCGACGGCCTGCCGCTCGCGCTCGAACTGGCGGCGGCGGCGCTCCCGGCCTTCAGCGTCGGACAGATCGCCGAGCGGCTCGACCAGCGATTTCGCCTGCTCACCTCAGGCCGGCGAACCGCGCTGCCGCGTCAGCGGACGCTTCATGCCTTGATCGATTGGAGCTTCGATCTGCTCACCCCGCGCGAGCGGCTGGTGTTCACGCGGCTCGCCATCCTCGCCGGCCAGTGGACGCTCGACGCCGCGATCGCGGTGTGCACCGGCGGCCCGATTTTGGCGGACGACGTCCCCGAACTGCTGATCTCGCTGGTCGAGAAGTCGCTGGTGGTGGCGGAGATCGGCGGCGACGAGCAGCGCTTCTCGCTGCTCGAATCGACGCATGCGTACGCCGCGGAGAAGCTCGATGCGGCCGGCGAACGGCCCGACGTCGCGCGTCGCCACGCGGCGTACGTACGAACGTTCGCGCTCGAAGCGGGCGCGCTCGTCAAGCAGCGGCCGCAACGCGTGTGGCTCGGGATGATCGAGCGCGAGATCGAGAACGTGCGCGCCGCCTTGCACTGGACAATCGACGAACGCAACGATTTCGCAGCCGGTGCCGAGATCGTCACCAGTCTCGGAGCGTTCTGGGACCTGCGGCGCTACCACGAAGGGACGCGCTGGCTGATCGCGATGCAGGGCCTGATCGACAATTTGGAGCCGCTGCTCGCGGCGAAGGTCCTCATAGAGACCGCACGCGTCATGCCGTTCTCGACGATCACGCTCGATCGCGTGCAGGCCGCGGTCGCGCGGTACCGCAGCGTCCCCGACGTCCCCGAGCGGCGCGACGCGCTGATCTATCTCGGTCAAACCTTGATCAACACCGGTGACTACCTCGAAGCGGAGCGCGCCTTTCACGAGGGTCTCGAACTCGCGCGCGCGGCCGGCGACGAGACGGCCGCGGCGCGTCTCCTCGTGCTGATCGGCGTCTCGCACACCTATCGTGCCCACGTGACGACCGCGCGCCGCTTCTTCGCGGAAGCCGAGGCGGTCATCGCGGCCGATCGCAGCGACACGGACCTCGCGCTGCTGCGCCGCTGTCAGGGCGAAACCGAGCAGGTCGCCGGCAACGCGGCGCGGGCGGTGGACTTCCTCGAAGAGTCGCTCGCGATCTTGCAGCGTCTGGGCGATGCGCGCCGCTCGGCGTACGCGCACTATCACCTCGCGCACGCGCTGCTTGCGGCGGGCCGCGTCGGCGAAGCGATCCCGCACGGCCAACGGGCCCCGCGCGAACTGCTCGACGCGCAGCTTCCGCTGGCGTTTCTCGAATCGCTGATCGTGGCCGCCGCCGTCGCGCAGCAGACCGGCGACGACGTACGCGCCGCAACGCTGCTCGGTCTCGTCGAGGCGCGGGCGCCGCACTCGGCGTTCCGCTCGGCGCTGCTGATCTCGGGTCTGCAGGCGCGCACCCGCGCCGCGCTCGCGCAGCGGCTGAGCCCCGCGGATCTGCAGAATGCGCTCGCGCGCGGGGCGCTGTTCGACGATCAGGAGGCAGCCCAGGCGGCACAGGGAAGCTAG
- a CDS encoding SigB/SigF/SigG family RNA polymerase sigma factor, which yields MSSSAPHVDEERWDRNRARAAFARFAEVRADRSLDSGPDNAGVSEYDRLRNDLVVAHLNLVRYLAVKFANRGEALDDLIQVGTVGLLKAIDRFDLDRGVEFTTYATPTIVGEIKRYFRDKGWAVKVPRRLQELNLAVNRALEKLTVKLGHSLTVAELASHLGASEEDILEAQELGQAYNLLSLDTELNGEGDKKSQTLADYVGQNDAGLELLEDRANLERAFQVLTGRERVILYLRFYESVSQTEIAKRLNVSQMHVSRLQQKALEKLKNFLQEK from the coding sequence ATGTCGTCGTCAGCCCCCCATGTCGACGAGGAACGGTGGGACCGTAATCGCGCGCGCGCAGCGTTCGCGCGGTTCGCCGAAGTGCGCGCGGACCGTTCGCTCGACAGCGGTCCCGACAACGCCGGCGTCAGCGAATACGACCGCTTGCGCAACGACCTCGTCGTCGCGCACCTCAACCTGGTGCGGTATCTCGCGGTCAAATTTGCCAACCGCGGCGAAGCGCTCGACGATCTGATCCAAGTCGGCACAGTCGGACTCCTCAAAGCGATCGACCGCTTCGATCTCGACCGCGGGGTCGAATTCACCACCTACGCGACGCCGACGATCGTCGGCGAGATCAAGCGCTACTTCCGCGACAAGGGCTGGGCCGTCAAGGTCCCGCGCCGCCTGCAGGAGCTCAACCTCGCGGTCAACCGCGCGCTCGAGAAGCTCACGGTGAAGCTCGGCCACTCGCTGACCGTCGCGGAACTGGCGTCGCATCTCGGCGCCAGCGAAGAAGACATCCTCGAAGCGCAGGAGCTCGGCCAGGCGTACAACCTGCTCTCGCTCGACACCGAACTCAACGGCGAAGGCGACAAGAAATCTCAGACGCTGGCCGACTACGTCGGACAGAACGACGCCGGTCTCGAACTGCTCGAGGACCGCGCCAACCTCGAACGCGCTTTCCAAGTGCTCACCGGCCGCGAGCGCGTGATCCTCTACCTGCGCTTCTACGAGTCGGTCTCCCAGACCGAGATCGCGAAGCGCCTCAACGTCTCGCAGATGCACGTCTCGCGCCTCCAGCAGAAGGCGCTCGAGAAACTGAAGAACTTCCTCCAGGAGAAGTAG
- a CDS encoding ATP-binding protein → MNPTLPGPVSSHGTVELKIPGRAEWVAVARLAVAAVASRLRFSVDEIEDIKLAIAEACTNSIQASGGEDAGEIEIVCDAIETELRVTVRDPSTGPHETAKEPSGIVEGRTEALGVFLIRALMDEVDYTTDPQRGTELVMTKHVSA, encoded by the coding sequence GTGAACCCGACCCTGCCCGGACCGGTGTCGTCGCACGGAACCGTCGAGCTGAAGATCCCCGGCCGTGCCGAGTGGGTCGCGGTCGCGCGCCTCGCGGTCGCTGCGGTCGCCAGCCGGCTGCGTTTCTCCGTCGACGAGATCGAAGACATCAAGCTCGCGATCGCGGAGGCGTGCACCAACTCGATTCAGGCCTCCGGCGGCGAAGACGCGGGCGAGATCGAGATCGTGTGCGACGCCATCGAGACGGAGCTGCGCGTCACGGTGCGCGATCCGTCGACCGGTCCGCACGAAACAGCGAAGGAACCCAGCGGGATCGTCGAGGGCCGGACGGAAGCTCTCGGCGTGTTCCTCATTCGCGCGCTCATGGACGAGGTCGACTACACGACCGACCCGCAACGCGGGACCGAGCTCGTGATGACGAAACACGTCAGCGCGTAA
- a CDS encoding STAS domain-containing protein — MDIKVNVRESEGDAYVVDLTGEIDVYTSPKVKDAITELIDQEHYNLVINLEKVRYIDSTGLGVLIGGLKRVREHGGSVNLVCTNPQIKKIFDITGLVKIFGIFDDEQSAMKALV; from the coding sequence GTGGATATCAAAGTCAACGTTCGTGAATCTGAAGGCGACGCGTACGTCGTCGACTTGACGGGCGAGATCGACGTGTATACCTCACCCAAAGTCAAGGACGCGATCACCGAACTTATCGATCAGGAACACTACAACCTCGTCATCAATCTCGAGAAGGTGCGCTACATCGACTCGACGGGGCTGGGCGTGCTGATCGGCGGCCTCAAGCGCGTGCGCGAGCACGGCGGCTCGGTGAACCTCGTGTGCACGAACCCGCAGATCAAGAAGATCTTCGACATCACCGGACTCGTGAAGATCTTCGGGATCTTCGACGACGAGCAGAGTGCGATGAAGGCCCTGGTGTGA
- a CDS encoding YtxH domain-containing protein, with translation MSDRGGSAGFITGLALGMLAGATLAMVLTPQSGEDTRDLLVAKAREAGERARDTAGDAGELLARGRQIVADAKARIDAAVAEGKDAADRQRTTLENES, from the coding sequence ATGTCTGATCGCGGCGGAAGCGCCGGGTTCATTACCGGACTCGCACTCGGCATGCTCGCCGGTGCAACGCTCGCGATGGTCCTAACACCGCAATCCGGTGAGGACACGCGCGACCTGCTCGTGGCGAAAGCACGCGAAGCCGGCGAGCGCGCTCGCGACACGGCCGGCGACGCCGGCGAACTCCTCGCACGCGGACGCCAGATCGTGGCCGACGCGAAAGCCCGCATCGACGCAGCCGTCGCCGAAGGTAAAGACGCCGCGGACCGTCAGCGCACCACTCTCGAGAACGAAAGCTAG
- a CDS encoding cysteine desulfurase family protein produces the protein MDRVFLDHAATTPMRPEAVEAMLPLLGGSSNPSSLHAEGRAARAALDAAREAVAAVVGAAPREIVFTGGGSESDTLAILGAARATRSRGRHAITAAVEHHAVLHAVDLLEEDGWNVTRLPVDSGGRVDPAAVAAALTPQTALVSIALANNELGTVQPVAEIARLAHAAGALVHTDAVQAPGWLALDVDALGVDLLSLSAHKFSGPKGAGVLYVRRGTPVAPLIVGGGQEHGLRAGTENVAAIAALAAALVLAEAERAVQAPRVASLRDRLETAILASIPGSVVNAASAPRLPTIASLAFAETPGDALLIRLDLEGIAASAGSACAAGSAEPSHVIAAIGLDARFRAGVVRFSLGRETTSTEIDEVIRRLPAIVADVRIPVSV, from the coding sequence ATGGACCGCGTTTTTCTCGACCACGCGGCGACGACGCCGATGCGTCCCGAGGCGGTCGAGGCGATGCTTCCGCTGCTGGGCGGCAGCTCCAACCCGAGTTCCCTGCACGCCGAGGGCCGCGCAGCCCGCGCCGCGCTCGACGCCGCCCGCGAGGCGGTCGCCGCGGTGGTCGGCGCCGCGCCGCGCGAGATCGTCTTCACCGGCGGCGGCTCCGAGTCGGACACGCTCGCGATCCTCGGCGCGGCGCGCGCTACCCGCAGCCGAGGGCGGCACGCGATCACGGCCGCGGTCGAGCACCACGCCGTCCTGCACGCGGTCGACCTCCTCGAAGAGGACGGCTGGAACGTCACCCGCCTCCCGGTCGACTCCGGCGGGCGCGTCGATCCGGCGGCGGTCGCAGCGGCCCTCACACCGCAGACGGCTCTGGTCAGCATCGCGCTGGCGAACAACGAGCTCGGGACGGTGCAGCCGGTCGCCGAGATCGCGCGGCTCGCGCACGCGGCGGGCGCGCTCGTCCACACGGACGCGGTTCAGGCTCCCGGCTGGCTCGCGCTCGACGTCGACGCGCTCGGGGTCGACCTGCTCTCCCTCTCGGCTCACAAGTTCTCGGGCCCTAAGGGCGCCGGGGTCCTCTACGTCCGCCGCGGGACGCCGGTTGCGCCGCTGATCGTCGGCGGCGGCCAAGAGCACGGCCTGCGCGCCGGGACCGAAAACGTCGCTGCGATCGCGGCGCTCGCAGCCGCGCTGGTGCTCGCCGAGGCCGAGCGCGCGGTGCAGGCGCCCCGGGTCGCCTCGCTGCGCGACCGCCTGGAGACGGCGATCCTCGCATCGATCCCCGGGTCAGTCGTCAACGCGGCCTCGGCTCCGCGCCTCCCGACGATCGCGTCGCTCGCCTTCGCGGAGACGCCGGGCGACGCGCTGCTGATCCGCCTCGACCTCGAGGGGATCGCGGCCTCCGCCGGGAGCGCCTGCGCGGCGGGCTCGGCCGAGCCGAGCCACGTGATCGCGGCGATCGGACTCGATGCGCGGTTTCGCGCGGGGGTCGTGCGATTCTCGCTCGGGCGGGAAACGACGTCGACGGAGATCGACGAGGTCATTCGACGGTTGCCCGCTATAGTAGCGGACGTACGCATCCCCGTTTCCGTGTAA